From Bradyrhizobium sp. NDS-1, the proteins below share one genomic window:
- a CDS encoding nuclear transport factor 2 family protein has product MAKDSKIIAANAAFYAAFSAGDFAGMEQMWADDDGISCIHPGWPAIVGRATVIGSWRDILQNPERPQITCAEPQAIVDGDSARVLCIEIVDGTALAAANHFRRVGDDWRLVHHQSSPIAQIVEQDDDDRMSHRVH; this is encoded by the coding sequence ATGGCAAAAGACAGCAAGATCATCGCCGCCAACGCGGCCTTCTACGCCGCTTTTTCAGCGGGCGACTTCGCCGGCATGGAACAGATGTGGGCGGATGACGACGGCATTTCCTGCATCCATCCCGGCTGGCCGGCGATCGTCGGACGCGCCACGGTGATCGGAAGCTGGCGCGACATCCTGCAAAATCCTGAAAGACCGCAGATCACCTGCGCCGAACCGCAGGCGATCGTCGACGGCGACAGCGCCCGCGTGCTCTGCATCGAGATCGTCGACGGCACCGCGTTGGCCGCCGCCAACCATTTCCGCCGCGTCGGCGACGACTGGCGCCTGGTGCATCACCAGTCGAGCCCGATCGCGCAGATCGTCGAACAGGATGACGACGATAGAATGAGCCACCGCGTCCACTGA
- a CDS encoding class I SAM-dependent methyltransferase, which translates to MSVHEHWQMDASAPELYERYLVPAITSVWANDLLDRIPPARGDSVLDIACGTGIVARLIEQRGIVRRVVGLDLNSAMLAIARAKSPEIEWIEGSALDLPFDSDSFDVVLCQLGLQFFPDRLLALKEMMRVLKPAGRAGFSVYGSIEKTPAAYAFVQALDKCLGEGASRIKRSEHLSCDAQEIARWAKQAGFDFVEVVPVTKQIRFPSMLDYVRFQLTATPMAGLLNDKEAPERERLIMSISDDAASRLDHSMLAGGKLTFPQQSFVAIASLH; encoded by the coding sequence ATGTCGGTCCACGAACACTGGCAAATGGATGCCAGCGCGCCGGAACTGTACGAACGTTATTTGGTGCCAGCCATCACATCAGTATGGGCCAACGACCTGCTCGACCGCATCCCACCAGCGCGCGGCGACAGCGTACTCGACATCGCGTGTGGGACCGGCATTGTCGCGAGATTGATAGAGCAACGTGGCATCGTGAGACGTGTTGTCGGCCTTGACCTCAATTCAGCGATGCTCGCGATTGCGCGCGCGAAGTCTCCAGAGATTGAATGGATCGAGGGGAGTGCGCTTGACCTTCCGTTCGATTCAGACAGCTTCGACGTCGTACTCTGCCAACTCGGGCTACAATTCTTCCCGGATCGGCTTCTGGCGCTAAAGGAAATGATGAGAGTGCTTAAGCCCGCCGGCCGCGCTGGATTCAGCGTTTATGGCTCAATCGAGAAGACCCCGGCGGCGTACGCTTTCGTGCAGGCGCTCGATAAGTGTCTCGGAGAAGGGGCCTCACGCATTAAACGTTCTGAGCATCTTTCCTGCGATGCTCAGGAGATTGCTCGTTGGGCGAAGCAGGCCGGCTTTGACTTCGTCGAAGTGGTCCCCGTCACCAAACAGATCAGGTTTCCGTCAATGCTGGATTATGTGCGCTTTCAGCTCACGGCGACGCCGATGGCTGGTCTGTTGAACGATAAAGAGGCGCCTGAGCGGGAGCGGCTAATCATGTCGATTTCCGATGATGCTGCCTCTCGGCTCGACCATTCCATGCTGGCAGGTGGCAAGCTAACGTTTCCGCAGCAATCGTTCGTGGCGATTGCCTCGCTCCACTGA
- a CDS encoding methyltransferase: MTTNAFSDLTRLINGYQISQAIHVAARLGIADHLSHGPLSSNELARLSGSHPRTLYRLLRALASVGVFHEGENRTFSLAPMSECLRSDSPTPLDGWAAYVGRPYAWQAWGHLEHSVRTGESAFRHLNGQSVWEYRSTRPDENAIFNRAMTANSRGAIEAIIAACDFSRFRHVADIGGGQGQLLAGILAANKGLRGTLFDQPHVVEKAAEVLKRDGVADRCEIVGGSFFEAIPEGADAYVMRAIIHDWDDKEAISILTTCRRAMTANARLLLVERIVEPPNEGPISKLSDLNMLVMLGALERTYDEYCALCRTAGFETRGTARAGLHFQIIEAVPI; encoded by the coding sequence ATGACTACGAATGCATTCTCGGACCTGACGCGGCTCATCAACGGCTATCAAATTTCGCAAGCCATTCATGTCGCGGCCCGTCTTGGCATAGCCGACCACCTTAGCCATGGGCCGCTAAGCAGCAACGAACTTGCTCGGCTCAGCGGATCCCATCCGAGGACACTATATCGACTCTTGCGGGCATTAGCTTCGGTCGGTGTTTTCCATGAGGGTGAGAACAGAACGTTTTCGCTCGCCCCGATGAGCGAGTGCCTTCGCTCTGATTCACCGACCCCACTGGACGGCTGGGCGGCATATGTCGGGCGACCTTATGCCTGGCAGGCTTGGGGCCATCTCGAACATAGCGTGCGCACCGGTGAGAGTGCCTTTCGGCATCTCAATGGTCAGAGCGTATGGGAGTATCGCAGCACCCGTCCCGATGAGAACGCGATTTTTAACCGAGCCATGACAGCCAATTCTCGCGGCGCCATCGAGGCTATCATCGCCGCCTGCGACTTTAGCCGCTTTCGTCACGTGGCCGACATCGGGGGTGGTCAAGGCCAATTGCTGGCGGGAATTCTCGCGGCAAACAAGGGCTTGCGCGGAACACTGTTTGATCAGCCGCACGTGGTCGAGAAGGCGGCCGAAGTTCTGAAGCGGGATGGTGTCGCCGACAGATGCGAAATCGTCGGTGGCAGCTTCTTTGAAGCCATTCCGGAGGGGGCTGATGCCTATGTGATGCGGGCGATCATTCACGATTGGGACGACAAGGAAGCAATTTCTATCCTGACTACATGCCGTCGCGCGATGACAGCCAATGCGAGGCTGCTCCTCGTTGAACGCATTGTGGAGCCGCCGAACGAGGGGCCAATCTCGAAACTCAGTGACCTCAACATGCTCGTCATGCTTGGTGCGCTGGAACGGACTTACGACGAGTATTGCGCGCTGTGTCGAACGGCCGGATTTGAGACGCGCGGCACGGCTCGCGCAGGCTTGCACTTCCAGATCATAGAGGCTGTTCCAATTTAG
- a CDS encoding winged helix-turn-helix domain-containing protein: MFDLLAYLVRNRDRVIEKDELLDAIWPHVTVTDNSLQRAVSLLRTVLREGGMDGAIRNVPGKGYRFCIDHEPELQAPAAGTPGEHATDMRTRAQRAASAKVWTEAAALFEAAEAAGILDGADLHQWALALQCTGRTDAAMPVLARAIAAHIEAGNVPSAVVDAVALSGLYFERGQAAIAKGWLARAEDWAGEIEDAATAALVLWMKSKVAAFDGEPDLALSLADEAYSAVRHKDAVGIEALSLVYRGFYRLCLGDTRAGLADQDHAATLALSSSQLDPVMGGILYCNILWASRMFGDWARADQWTLGYQGFCSESGIELTGSCQLHRSEVLGIRGSLGEALTRIEDSLSRLNSDAPWSIGDANRVLGDIQSAIGNDDAALEAYDRAYSLGWCPEPGRAMLLLERGEAEAAHASLERSLIGKTWWTLQRRGILFAHLALVAAHTGRLEQAVVLIEELSGSADRWPMPSIRALTNEAQSVLAHSAGDLEAALRHLHLARQLWSSIEGRVQAVRLRLRIATLQLECDDVRGAAAEVHAAQLVARELGSHKLEAYCRELQRKIGVGQAGCAA; encoded by the coding sequence GTGTTCGATCTGCTGGCCTATCTCGTGCGCAACCGCGACCGGGTGATTGAAAAGGACGAGCTGCTGGACGCGATCTGGCCGCACGTGACCGTCACCGACAATTCGTTGCAGCGGGCCGTGAGCCTGCTCCGTACGGTCTTGCGCGAGGGCGGCATGGACGGCGCCATCCGCAATGTCCCGGGCAAAGGCTATCGCTTCTGCATCGACCATGAGCCGGAGCTGCAGGCTCCTGCTGCCGGGACGCCTGGCGAGCATGCCACAGACATGCGGACACGGGCGCAACGCGCGGCGTCCGCGAAGGTGTGGACCGAGGCCGCGGCCTTGTTCGAAGCGGCCGAGGCCGCCGGGATTCTCGATGGTGCGGACCTGCATCAATGGGCCCTCGCGCTCCAATGCACAGGCAGGACCGATGCGGCCATGCCGGTCCTGGCTCGCGCCATCGCGGCGCATATCGAAGCCGGCAATGTGCCGTCGGCCGTCGTTGATGCAGTCGCCCTGTCCGGCCTTTACTTCGAGCGCGGCCAGGCCGCGATCGCCAAGGGCTGGCTCGCCCGTGCAGAGGATTGGGCCGGCGAGATCGAGGATGCCGCGACCGCGGCGCTGGTTCTCTGGATGAAATCGAAGGTCGCAGCCTTCGACGGCGAGCCGGATCTGGCGTTGTCGCTGGCAGATGAGGCCTATAGCGCAGTCCGCCACAAGGACGCGGTCGGCATCGAGGCGCTGAGCCTCGTCTATCGCGGCTTCTACCGGTTGTGCCTTGGCGACACGCGGGCCGGTCTGGCCGACCAGGATCATGCGGCGACCCTGGCGCTCTCCAGCAGCCAGCTCGATCCGGTCATGGGGGGAATTCTCTACTGCAACATCCTGTGGGCTTCGCGGATGTTCGGGGACTGGGCCAGAGCCGACCAGTGGACGTTGGGCTACCAGGGCTTCTGCTCGGAGAGCGGGATCGAACTGACCGGCTCGTGCCAGCTCCACCGTTCCGAAGTCCTTGGCATCAGGGGATCGCTCGGCGAGGCTCTGACCCGCATCGAGGATTCACTGTCCCGTCTCAACAGCGATGCGCCGTGGTCGATCGGCGATGCCAATCGCGTCCTCGGCGACATTCAGTCCGCCATCGGCAATGACGACGCGGCGCTCGAAGCTTATGATCGAGCCTATTCGCTCGGTTGGTGTCCCGAACCCGGCCGCGCCATGCTGCTGCTGGAACGGGGCGAGGCGGAAGCGGCCCATGCCAGCCTCGAGCGCAGCTTGATCGGTAAGACCTGGTGGACATTGCAGCGGCGCGGAATCCTGTTCGCGCATCTGGCGCTGGTCGCGGCGCATACCGGCCGCCTCGAGCAAGCGGTAGTCTTGATTGAGGAGCTGTCGGGCAGTGCCGATCGATGGCCAATGCCGTCGATCCGGGCGCTCACCAACGAAGCGCAATCTGTGCTCGCGCATTCCGCCGGTGATCTGGAAGCGGCTTTGCGTCACCTCCACCTGGCTCGGCAGCTCTGGTCGAGCATCGAAGGACGGGTCCAGGCCGTGAGGCTTCGACTGCGGATCGCAACACTGCAGCTCGAATGCGACGACGTCCGCGGCGCCGCGGCGGAAGTTCATGCCGCCCAGCTCGTGGCGCGCGAACTTGGCTCGCACAAGCTTGAGGCATACTGCAGGGAACTGCAGCGCAAGATCGGTGTAGGTCAGGCTGGCTGCGCCGCCTAA
- a CDS encoding nickel-binding protein, which yields MELYVIRRPSAWANLAELEAAGAKSARIGNEQMPDRVRWIRSYVVHEADGRIGTFCIYEARDGESIREHAHRVGMPGEEFYKVAATVVVRADPAQQTAAAE from the coding sequence ATGGAACTCTACGTCATTCGCCGCCCGAGCGCCTGGGCCAACCTCGCCGAGCTCGAAGCTGCAGGCGCGAAATCGGCCCGTATCGGCAATGAGCAGATGCCGGACCGCGTGCGCTGGATCCGCAGCTACGTGGTGCACGAGGCCGACGGCCGCATCGGCACTTTCTGCATCTATGAGGCGCGCGACGGCGAGTCCATCCGCGAGCATGCGCATCGCGTCGGCATGCCCGGCGAGGAATTCTACAAGGTCGCCGCCACCGTCGTCGTGCGGGCCGATCCCGCACAGCAGACGGCCGCCGCGGAATAG